The genomic window ACATCACTAAGCAAAAAGTCTGTGCTTCTAAATGTCCAACCGGTAATTAGCTCAGGGGGAACATTTTTATCAACAAGAATGATTGTGGCTTCATTGGGTAGTCCAGAAAGCTCCTGTAAATCAGAGATTCTCATCCAAATTTGTCCACGGTCTATAGTTTGGACAATAGTGTCCATGATAGAAACAATGGTTCCTTCCTTGGCATCAAACGCACCATGCTTATCACGCCATCTGATCATGATTTTGTCACCAACGTTTAACCCACTACTTTTTGCCATATGCTTACCTATAAGCAGAGGAAATTCCAGTTGCGAAGATAAAGCAATCGTTGGCATTGTAACTAGTTTTTGGTTAGGATTAATGCCTCTCAATATTACGTTTTGGTCTCGTCCTTGAGGAAAAATTGTCGCAGGTCTTAATAAAATTTGTTCTGCTGTTCCATTATTGATTAATTTTTGTATTTCTGCTGGTATGTTCATATAGGCTTCATCCAGCGTAAGCGGGTCAAAGGGGTCATAGCTTTCAACCCAATACTGTCCGCCTGCTATTTCTTCATCTATCATTGCTCTACTCATTTGTTCATCCATGCCATTCATAATGCCTCTGAAAAAGATAATTATGACAAAAGCAAAAGATAGTATCAGAATATTTAGAATGGTTCGTAAACGACCACCCATTAGGTTTTTGAATGCTAAATTTAGTGCTAGTAACATAAACAACCGCCTTTCTTTTTTTTTAACATCTTATTACTCTTTTTTTGCAGAGGGGTTTGTGAAGTATTCATCCTTTGCAACTGCACCATCAACAAGCGATATTTTACGTTTCAGATAACTAATTACTTTGTCGTCGTGGGTGGAAAAAATAAAAGTTGTCTTTAGCTCTTTATTTAAATTAGCCATCATTTTTAAAATATTATGAGAGTTTTCTGCATCTAAGTTTGCAGTAGGTTCGTCCGCAAGCACAATCTTTGGTTCCTTCACCATTGCTCTAGCTACAGCTACTCGTTGACTCTCTCCGCCAGAAAGCTGCGTTGGTTTAGATTTAGTTTTATCCGTAAGTCCCACCCATTCTAAGGCTTGGTTTACTTTTTTCTGACGCTCACTGGCTGACATTTCCAGTAAAAGTAACGGAAATTCAATATTTTCGTAAACCGTATACACTGGTAGTAAGTTATATGTTTGAAAAATAAAGCCTAGATGATGGTTTCTTAGTTTTGCAGCTTGTTTATGTGAAAGAGTTTCAATCTTTTGATTAAGCACAATAGCGCTTCCTTCGGTTGGTTTATCTAGCGATCCTAAAATATTGAGTAGGGTAGTTTTTCCTGAACCACTTGGCCCAACAATTCCAGTAAATTCTCCCTCCTTGAATGAGAGGTTAATATTATTTAAGGCTGTAAAAAATCCACCTCCAATTGGAAATTTTTTTACTAAATTTTCTGTCTTTATTATTATATCAGTCATTTTTTCCTCCTTTTATTAATGATTTATCGCTATCATTACTTGAACTCCAGAATTTGCTAAAACTTCATCATTAAAGGCACTAACATTGACTGACCATTCGTCCAATGTGCGCTGCCAACTTATGAAAAATGAGTTTTTATCTAATGTCCAAACCCGTGTAATTATTGCAGACACGCTATCAAGCATATTTAGCGGATAATCAGCAGAGAGAGCAGAAATATCGCTAAGCTTATTTGTTTTAAATAGCTCGCTTCCAGCACTTGTGTTTTGGTGTTCTAAAAGAATATGTAAGCCACTTCCAACTTCAATGGTAGTATCCACGCCTAGAGTTCGAACATGTTTCCATTCTGTTAACCAAGGGGCGTTGGTTTTCTGAATTGTTGTTTCGAGCCAAAGCCCAAAGCCAACATCCCATTCACCATCAAACCCTAACCGATATTCATTGCCAGATTGTCCACCATTTTGAATTTGCCTTGTATGAGAAGATAATCCGAGTTCTCCTAAATAAAACGGAAACTGATAGCGTCCACCTATCTCGATGGAGTTCTTTAAAGTTTCTGTTGTTTCGAATCCTTTGAGATCTTCGTTCCCTACTAATGCCCAAAGCCAGACATTGCTATTGTCCAAAGAATAATATCTAGTTAAGAGACCAGAAACACCATTTGTTAAACCTAGTGGGTCTGTGGGGCTCATCTGGTCAAACCACTGGAGTGAACGAAGTATTTTAGCTGGACCAAAGTTAATTTTTTGTAAACCAAGACGAGTTTCTGATTGAGCAGAAGTATAACGCAACCATCCACGGTAAAGAGAGAGATTAGAGCTGAAATTACTCTTGTTAATTTCCCCTGAGGCATTTATATTCAAGGCAAAGTAGCCATCTATTGGCATATCAAACAGTTCGCCTTTATTAATTTTCATTTCTGGAATATAGCGAAGTCCAATAATATTTGGGGATACTTCTTGTTTAGGTATTATTGCCCAGGAGGAGAGTTGTCCATTAAATTCAGTAAATGAAAAGGAGAGTAGAGTGATTGTACAAATAAAGAGGTAAAAGATAGTTTTATTTTTCATGAACAATTCCTATTGCTGAAATCCCATAGAAAAAGAACGACATAATATGTTCAAACATTTCAGTAGTATTTTTGAAAAGGTTTTGGAAGATTGGGTCTGACATCGAGTTGGTAACGTGTGTTGACATAAATAATATAAATTCTGATGATAAGTTGGTGTTGAATTCTCCGTTGTTTTTTCCTTCGGTAAGTATGATTTTAAATGCTTCAATTGATTTTTCTTTCTGAGTTTGCATTTGTTTTGATACAGAAGCATAAGTGCCATCCATGATGTCTGAAATAAACGCTTTGCTATAGTTCAATGTCCAATTAATTTTAAATTGTATTAATTGCTTCATTTTTTCTTGAAATTTAATTTGTTGTTCCATCAGTTTATCGTATTTTTTCCATGCATCTACATTAATTTCTTCCAGTATATATAGGACTAGCTCTTCTTTGTTTCGGAAGGTTTTATAAAATGTTACTTTTGAGACATTAGATTCTTTACATATTTCTTCAATGCTTACTTTTTTTATACCATGATAGAAAATTAGTTTTTTTGTTGTTGAGACAAGCTTATTCATCTTATTAGATAATTTTTTCATGTTTGAGTTAACTCCTGCGTTCAATATTTACTATTATAGTTTAATGTTTGCATAATCGTAAATCGTTTGTCAAGAAAAACATCTATATTGTCTTGATTTTAACTAGTACTCGCGAATGCTTGTATAGAAAAAAAGTCTAGCAGAGCTGAGTGGGTAGGGTGTGAATTTTTTTTATTACTATATTTTAAGAAAAATTAAGCAACTGATTTTGCAAGCAATGTAATTGGTCAATAAGGTTTAATATTATGGGAACTGAATCATCGTTAACACCCATGGCTTCTTTAAGGTCCTGGATTAGGAGTACTCTTGATATATCTTCTTGATCCAGCATAGCGGGGTTTTGGTTGGTTAACTCAATCCATTCATTTTCAATACACATTATAATGAATGACGCTTCTAAATTATATTGAGTAATAATCTCTTCAACCTGTAATAATATTTTTTTTCCCATAGTGTTACCTCTTTTTATTTTCTAGGTTTATACTGATGTTCAGTAGCCCACTGTTTCATGAAGTTAGCAAGTTTGTCATCAATTTTGTCAGGTAAAGTAACGATGATTTCAACTATTTGATTGCCCTGATTGGTTTTAGCTTTTTGGCGATATCCTTTGTTTTTCAATCTTAGTTTTGTGCCTGAATTAACACCAGCTGGAACAGTTACTGTTGCCTTGCCTCCTACTACAGGAACTTCTATTTTCGCTCCTAGAATCGCTTCATAGAGAGTAACTGGAACCTCTATTATTAAGTCATTACCTGCTTTTTTAAATATCGACGAGGGTTCTACCTGAATTTTTACATAAGCGTTACCGTGGTTTTTTTGTTTTGAATCTGGAGAACCTTGTCCTTTAAAGCGTAGAACCGTTCCTTCAGTTATGCCTGGAGGGATTTTTGCTTTAATAGTTTTTCCTTTATTTAAAACAAGTTCTTTTTCAGCTCCCAAGACAGCATCTTCAAAACTTATCTTTAATGAATATTGAACATCTTGCCCTGGTAAATCATTTCCAAGATTAGTATCGTTGGATTCACCACGAAAAAGGTTAGCAAAAATATTTTCATAATCACTACTAAAACTAGAACTGTAACGACCATGTGGGGATTGAGTCTCGTAATAAAATGGTCTTTGTCTTCCTGTGTTCTGTTGTTGAGACTGGTTCGCATATTCTTTGTATTGTTTCTCTTGCTCATATTTTTCTCTGCACTCTTTGTTGCGAATTGTTTCATAGGCGTCGTTTATTTCTTTGAATTTTTT from Candidatus Margulisiibacteriota bacterium includes these protein-coding regions:
- a CDS encoding ABC transporter ATP-binding protein; amino-acid sequence: MTDIIIKTENLVKKFPIGGGFFTALNNINLSFKEGEFTGIVGPSGSGKTTLLNILGSLDKPTEGSAIVLNQKIETLSHKQAAKLRNHHLGFIFQTYNLLPVYTVYENIEFPLLLLEMSASERQKKVNQALEWVGLTDKTKSKPTQLSGGESQRVAVARAMVKEPKIVLADEPTANLDAENSHNILKMMANLNKELKTTFIFSTHDDKVISYLKRKISLVDGAVAKDEYFTNPSAKKE
- a CDS encoding chaperone modulator CbpM — encoded protein: MGKKILLQVEEIITQYNLEASFIIMCIENEWIELTNQNPAMLDQEDISRVLLIQDLKEAMGVNDDSVPIILNLIDQLHCLQNQLLNFS
- a CDS encoding FtsX-like permease family protein, whose amino-acid sequence is MLLALNLAFKNLMGGRLRTILNILILSFAFVIIIFFRGIMNGMDEQMSRAMIDEEIAGGQYWVESYDPFDPLTLDEAYMNIPAEIQKLINNGTAEQILLRPATIFPQGRDQNVILRGINPNQKLVTMPTIALSSQLEFPLLIGKHMAKSSGLNVGDKIMIRWRDKHGAFDAKEGTIVSIMDTIVQTIDRGQIWMRISDLQELSGLPNEATIILVDKNVPPELITGWTFRSTDFLLSDVKSLVKTKQAGAVIMYALLLFLAMLAIFDTQVLAVFRRRKEIGTMIAMGMTRNRVIAIFTIEGALNGVFAIIAGAILGYPLLRYFAVKGMSIYSAADDFGMAIPDRLYAYYSGQLIIGTTLLIFILVTIVSYLPTRKIAKLNPTEAIRGKIT
- a CDS encoding J domain-containing protein encodes the protein MKDPYNVLSVKQEATDAEIKSSYRKLSKKYHPDLNPNNKDSEKKFKEINDAYETIRNKECREKYEQEKQYKEYANQSQQQNTGRQRPFYYETQSPHGRYSSSFSSDYENIFANLFRGESNDTNLGNDLPGQDVQYSLKISFEDAVLGAEKELVLNKGKTIKAKIPPGITEGTVLRFKGQGSPDSKQKNHGNAYVKIQVEPSSIFKKAGNDLIIEVPVTLYEAILGAKIEVPVVGGKATVTVPAGVNSGTKLRLKNKGYRQKAKTNQGNQIVEIIVTLPDKIDDKLANFMKQWATEHQYKPRK
- a CDS encoding TetR/AcrR family transcriptional regulator — translated: MKKLSNKMNKLVSTTKKLIFYHGIKKVSIEEICKESNVSKVTFYKTFRNKEELVLYILEEINVDAWKKYDKLMEQQIKFQEKMKQLIQFKINWTLNYSKAFISDIMDGTYASVSKQMQTQKEKSIEAFKIILTEGKNNGEFNTNLSSEFILFMSTHVTNSMSDPIFQNLFKNTTEMFEHIMSFFFYGISAIGIVHEK